Genomic DNA from Schistosoma haematobium chromosome 1, whole genome shotgun sequence:
caGGGACCTTCTTTTGAAGATAATGCTCTCTTATGAATTTTCAGGCATTAATCTCCTACTATCATATTCTCGTGTGTTGATTTCGATGTAGATGACAGTTCTGTTCAATGAAGATGCTGATCACTTCGAGCGATCCATTCAAGTTGGTGTTTAATGAAATTTCGTTTCACTTTTGCTGACACATGTCCTATGTATCGCCGGCGATATATTCGTCTGATAGTCAAAGGGCGAGTATACTGCTAAACAGTTCTCTCTTTTTTATTTGTGATAGTCCTATGTGGCATTTACAAATTGTGAACATTCGTAGGTTGCTTGTATCTGACTATGTATGTCTTGGAATCGTTGCTCGTGTATGTTAGGATCACTGACCGTGAAGTGCAAATGTCAGATGTAGAATACTAGATAAGCATGGCAATTCGATTGACGAggtagtgaatcttcatcaactgaggttgTCGCAATATTTGTTATGTATGGCTAACGACAGCCTACCTTGACGCACGATGGTGGCTGGTGTAGAAGTAAGTTGGGATACAGGTAAGGGTGGTCAATCCAGTATTATGACATAAGCCATTGAAGCCATTTTCTGCTGAATTGAGCCGTGTTCATAGGTCTAAAGCATTGGAGTCCATGCGATTATCAGGACTATTTGGTCAGAGAATTTGGGTTACATGGATCAGAATCGCTTTGATTTGCTTAATCATCTCTTTTCTtcctaatcttttctactactaTAAATACTGTTTCTACATATACTAATCTTACATTTCACTGTGCTGTATTATGGCATGTTGAATGATATACATATGTGCTAAGTTCTTCGTTGCGTACGACTAACGATTCACATTATTCACTGTGACTAACGTTATATGTGCAATGTCTAATCGTTTATATTTCACTTTCCTACCCTTTAGTTTGTGGATGACATTTTAGCTCGTTTAGAACATATGCAGAATTGGTTGAATGAAGCGTCAATGTATCTTACTTCATTCGATAATGAACAAGCACGTTTAGAGTTAAAGGTTAGTTTTTGACTATATGTTTATGCTGTTCCATTTGAAAGTTGTAACAGTAACTTAGTAATAATAGCACTTATATTTCAACCACCCGATCATATACTGGAATACTGCTCCACTATTTTTTGGCTTTAGGCaaccattatttatttatttatttgaacacaaaaattgGTACGAGGATGCACCAAACAGATACGTGCCACATAgttcattcgatttgtgtgagggctgggatactacccgggGTCGTAATATGGGCCCTCAGTGAGCGTGTAGCATCCAAACTATTGAGTTAGAATATGGTCGTTTGGATTCCTAACCTTAGTTAATTAGTGATCTTGCTCGATCGTCATCTGTCGCCATAGTTTCCATCTCGTGTTTCCTTATTTTCAGCAGTTGTCCAAACAAAGTCAGTCTATGATGTGAAAATTCACATTTAACAACTCTCCACAGCATCCTATAGTAATAATTGCTTTAGTTTAACAGCTTCGAACATGTTCATGTGTATTAatctcttgttttttttttacttatttagAGCTTAAATGATCTATTTCAAGAGAAAAGAACAGAATTGTTACCTAGTAAGAAATTTGGTTTTTCACGTCAACAGACAACTAAGAAACAGGAAAatggaaataaaaatgaatctcATCCAGAATCTTCAATTTGTAAATCGTCATCTATTGTCGCCCCAAAAAATAATGACTCAATAATTTATGATGAGCGTTTCAGTTTAATCAATATTACTGGCCCTAAACATTTTATTATACCAAATATCAATTGTTCATCggattcatttatttcacaaACTGTTTACTTGATTGATTTAATAGATTGTACAATTGAAATATGTCATGTATTTGGTAGTTTAATTGGTCGTCGTTTAAAAAATTGTAAAATTTATGCCTATCCTATTTCAGGTTCAGTATGGCTTGATGAATGTATTAATTGTGATTTAGTATTTGCTTGTCGTCAATTAAGAATACATCAAACATCCAATTGTCGACTTGGATTACATATGGCTAGTCGACCTATCATTGAACAATGTACAAATTTAAAAGTAGCTCCATATCAACTTGTTTACAAATCACTTGAACAAGATTTATCTACAGCTGGTCTATCAATTAATAGTAATTTATGGCATGAAGTTGATGATTTTAGTTGTCCTAATAGACGACTTACAAAAACTTCTCCAAATTGGTGTATAATGCCTGAAGTCGATTGGTCTTCATTATGCCCAAacaaaaattaatataatattatgtaattcttttcgaaataaaaaaaactggtttttaaaaatgtatatgTACGCATGTATGAATGTCAGAAAAATTTGAATGATCTAATCTAAGAACAATGTAATTATTaggatttttatttactttgttaacgtttttatttgttttctgttcGACTATTTTGTACACTCTTAAATGTCCGATCAATCTTACTACCTCTCATTACATTTCTATTACTAACAGATAAATTTCTCTCAAGTGTTTTTCATTTGTTCAAATGAAATGATATGTATTCGTTTTTAATATATTAAAGATGAcgattttccttttttttttgaCTAACAGAT
This window encodes:
- a CDS encoding hypothetical protein (EggNog:ENOG410VBBU~COG:O); this encodes MNSNQKSSENRSFPLNVSNNRQTVLNRLNERHTQSQVVNSQRKNVDSFGNGNIHENFLQHFIQYKLAIVTDLEDMTKKVQGYNLPINERTQFVDDILARLEHMQNWLNEASMYLTSFDNEQARLELKSLNDLFQEKRTELLPSKKFGFSRQQTTKKQENGNKNESHPESSICKSSSIVAPKNNDSIIYDERFSLINITGPKHFIIPNINCSSDSFISQTVYLIDLIDCTIEICHVFGSLIGRRLKNCKIYAYPISGSVWLDECINCDLVFACRQLRIHQTSNCRLGLHMASRPIIEQCTNLKVAPYQLVYKSLEQDLSTAGLSINSNLWHEVDDFSCPNRRLTKTSPNWCIMPEVDWSSLCPNKN